Proteins from a genomic interval of Vanessa atalanta chromosome 28, ilVanAtal1.2, whole genome shotgun sequence:
- the LOC125074710 gene encoding protein TEX261: MYFIYLLSILSLVLQVIFMTLALAAGLFYLAELVEEYTVMAKYIISWIVVVTAGIHIGLIIFEDIPFYLNAIGLFQQLLYGLLLKDFPVVRVSSVPFVTAVLNLILHHYLAIKYFGEVFYAFSEVLAYFTLCLWIVPFALFVSLSANDYVLPTTGERQHLLDDDNVVTDYLSRKAKRYSLLSFFSFAKDSILPQRSKKAF; encoded by the exons atgtattttatttatttattaagtatactaTCCTTAGTTTTACAAGTAATTTTTATGACATTAGCATTAG CGGCAGGATTGTTCTACCTAGCAGAGCTAGTGGAGGAATACACAGTTAtggctaaatatataatatcatggaTCGTTGTT gtgaCCGCAGGTATCCACAttggattaataatatttgaagataTTCCGTTCTATTTGAACGCAATAGGCCTGTTCCAGCAGCTGTTGTACGGATTATTGTTGAAAGACTTCCCAGTGGTCCGAGTGTCGAGTGTACCGTTTGTAACGGCCGTGCTGAATCTAATACTGCATCATTATCTAGCCATCAAATATTTTGGTGAAGTTTTCTACGCGTTTTCAGAG GTACTGGCATATTTTACTCTGTGCCTCTGGATTGTGCCGTTCGCGCTGTTCGTCTCGCTGTCCGCGAACGACTACGTGCTGCCCACTACTGGGGAAAGGCAACACTTGTTAG atgaCGACAATGTTGTCACAGATTATTTATCACGGAAGGCGAAACGGTATAGTCTATTATCGTTCTTTAGTTTCGCCAAAGATTCGATATTACCACAGAGAAGTAAAAAAGCTTTTTAA
- the LOC125074709 gene encoding hemolin-like — MYRILSLVLTVGAVICASQEKLPVLKALPAEVLFRVSGNSELVLECATEDKDAGVKYSWLKNGKPFTPNADVIQNSNEGTLIFKKPADSDEGQYQCLAQTELGTASSRTVNVKRTYIDVPEVKLAKHKPNEGNIFKLDCKIPSSYPKPEIVWQYQSLTDASIYRTIMNQRITASPEGDLYFTSVTKEDASPDHKYVCTAKSPAVDDYVVLAEHVIEDVVSGGASQKELVKQYASSDMTAKVGDVTMIYCIYGGTPLAHPDWYKDGKNVNNDPKDRVTRYNRSAGKRLLIKETWLSDEGEYTCIVDNDVSVQRNTVKLTVVSAPQFVRGHQSRLIVKAGEDVTIPCQAAGVPAPKLSWTYNTQSLPQSDRIILNKSSRGNTIVSDLTIKNVQKEDKGYYGCKGVNENGEIYDETLVYVQ, encoded by the exons ATGTATAGAATTTTAAGCTTAGTTTTGACCGTGGGTGCTGtgatat gcGCATCACAAGAGAAGCTGCCAGTGTTAAAAGCGTTGCCAGCCGAGGTTCTCTTCAGGGTGTCTGGTAATTCGGAGCTGGTGTTAGAATGTGCTACCGAAGACAAAGACGCTGGTGTTAA ATACTCATGGCTGAAAAACGGCAAACCTTTCACCCCGAACGCTGACGTCATCCAAAACTCCAACGAAGgaacattaatattcaaaaagcCCGCCGATTCCGACGAGGGCCAATACCAATGTTTGGCCCAAACCGAACTTGGCACAGCCAGCTCTAGAACTGTCAATGTCAAACGGACTTATATCGACGTACCGGAAGTTAAGCTCGCGAAACACAAACCAAACGAAGGAAACATCTTTAAATTAGATTGTAAGATCCCTTCCTCCTATCCCAAACCGGAGATCGTTTGGCAATATCAATCCCTGACTGATGCTAGCATATACCGTACAATAATGAACCAGAGGATAACCGCGTCCCCTGAGGGTGACTTGTATTTCACGAGCGTGACGAAAGAAGACGCGAGTCCAGATCACAAATACGTTTGTACTGCGAAATCACCAGCCGTTGATGATTATGTGGTGTTGGCTGAACACGTGATCGAAGATGTGGTGAGCGGTGGCGCCAGCCAGAAGGAGCTGGTTAAGCAATATGCCAGCAGCGATATGACGGCCAAAGTTGGCGATGTGACTATGATATACTGCATCTATGGCGGAAC TCCCTTGGCCCACCCCGACTGGTACAAGGACGGCAAGAATGTTAACAACGATCCCAAGGACCGCGTGACGCGCTACAACAGGAGCGCTGGTAAGCGTCTCCTGATCAAGGAGACCTGGCTCTCAGACGAGGGCGAGTACACGTGCATCGTTGACAACGACGTGTCTGTTCAGAGGAATACTGTCAAGCTCACTGTTGTCA gTGCACCACAATTCGTAAGGGGACATCAATCGAGATTAATCGTAAAAGCCGGAGAGGACGTCACTATTCCCTGTCAAGCGGCCGGCGTTCCCGCGCCTAAGCTGTCTTGGACGTACAACACCCAGAGCTTGCCTCAGAGTGACAGGATAATACTCAACAAATCATCAAGAGGGAATACGATCGTCTCTGATCTAACCATCAAAAACGTGCAGAAGGAGGACAAGGGTTACTACGGTTGTAAGGGAGTTAACGAAAACGGCGAAATATACGATGAGACATTGGTTTACGTTCagtaa